The Pseudomonas wenzhouensis genome has a segment encoding these proteins:
- a CDS encoding phage BR0599 family protein produces MSFNSRENSLADGAPIRLYQFSRGVMRWLYTSADRDAVVGTQIFRTLRGGISDDGIRQTGEASVELLKITVPADLAVATLYRGVPPSNEVALTIFDRHAGEDEQVVSWVGSIQSVTWPKRDQAQLVCQPLSARMTMQGLRQGWERACHHALFGIGCGVNRDLYRVTTEIQSKSGLVISSGAFASYPDGYFTAGWVEWSVGSGEFDRRAIERHTGSNLAMLGGTAGLQPGQAIRVYPGCNQTTQMCNDKFGNIPNHGGIPHLAGRSPFDGNPVF; encoded by the coding sequence ATGAGTTTTAACAGTCGTGAGAACTCGCTGGCTGATGGAGCGCCAATCAGGCTGTACCAGTTCAGCCGAGGTGTCATGCGCTGGCTCTACACCAGTGCAGACCGAGACGCGGTCGTGGGTACGCAGATATTCCGCACGCTTCGCGGCGGTATCTCGGACGACGGGATTCGCCAGACAGGTGAGGCCAGCGTCGAGCTGCTCAAGATCACCGTGCCGGCCGATCTCGCCGTGGCGACGCTCTATCGAGGGGTACCGCCGTCGAACGAGGTCGCCCTGACGATATTCGACAGGCATGCGGGAGAGGACGAGCAGGTCGTCAGCTGGGTGGGCAGCATTCAGAGCGTGACCTGGCCGAAGCGCGACCAGGCTCAGTTGGTTTGCCAGCCGCTATCAGCGCGCATGACGATGCAGGGGCTGCGGCAGGGCTGGGAGCGGGCCTGTCATCACGCGCTCTTTGGCATCGGCTGTGGCGTCAATCGAGACCTATACCGCGTCACAACCGAGATTCAGAGCAAGAGCGGACTGGTCATCAGTAGTGGCGCGTTCGCGAGTTACCCGGACGGCTATTTCACAGCTGGTTGGGTCGAGTGGTCAGTCGGTTCAGGTGAATTCGATCGGAGAGCTATCGAGCGGCACACCGGCAGCAACCTGGCCATGCTGGGTGGGACAGCAGGGCTTCAACCTGGTCAGGCGATCCGCGTCTATCCCGGCTGCAATCAGACCACTCAGATGTGCAACGACAAGTTCGGCAACATACCCAACCATGGCGGCATCCCGCACCTCGCAGGCCGCTCGCCGTTCGATGGCAATCCGGTTTTCTAG
- a CDS encoding phage tail protein — protein sequence MGSKKAVKVGYRYLFGIHMGVGKAIDELVEIKVGEKRAWSGSVTSNQTININAPELFGGDNGEGGIQGTLDVMMGAPDQPLNGRLAAMLGGLVPAFRGVCTLFYDGLVTSLNPYPKAWTFRVRRALKGWDGALWYPERCVIDMASGAIKAMNPAHIIYECLTNRDWGGGMDRSRIDDASFRAAATTLHAEGFGLCLRWVRQDSLSTFVSHVLDHIGGNLFISRRTGLFELTLVRDDYDPELLPLFDEDSGLLSIMEDDNAATAGAANEVIIKWRSPIDNTNRQKRERNLAAIQGAGQILSTTIEYPGIPTDELAGRVAVRDLRARSVGLKRFKVQLDRRGRDIKPGGAFRIRSLSRGIEMMVVRAGRFEDGTLGSGVITVTAVQDVFGLPATSMTPPQPPGWVPPNTAPAPATVRRLTEVTWRDLVQTVDPANLALFDQTSAFIAALALKPTPLSLGFGIESRVGSAAFASAESGDFCPSGLLVVAIGRTETSIQLTSVESIDLVEVGTAALIDDEIIRVVAVDLGTLVVTIARGCVDTVPGSHLAGARVWFFDDYAGADPTEYSAGVSVQMRLRSITSSGMLAPELAPIDTLALVGRQALPYPPGRLLIGGASYPASVVGDVVASWAHRDRIVQADQLIDTTTGDIGPEPGTTYSCRLLRADNSSVLASQTGISGTTATLTTTYVGQVILEVWSVRGGLNSWQRHRVQFSRTDPVP from the coding sequence ATGGGCAGTAAGAAGGCCGTCAAGGTTGGCTATCGCTACTTGTTCGGTATCCACATGGGTGTCGGCAAGGCGATCGATGAGTTGGTCGAGATCAAGGTCGGTGAGAAGCGTGCTTGGTCTGGCAGCGTTACCAGCAACCAAACCATCAACATCAACGCCCCGGAGCTGTTTGGAGGCGACAACGGCGAGGGGGGCATCCAGGGAACGCTCGACGTGATGATGGGCGCGCCTGATCAGCCGCTCAATGGGCGCTTGGCGGCCATGCTGGGCGGGCTGGTACCGGCCTTCCGTGGCGTGTGCACGTTGTTCTATGACGGCCTGGTGACCAGTTTGAACCCTTACCCGAAGGCCTGGACGTTCCGTGTACGGCGCGCATTGAAGGGCTGGGATGGCGCACTCTGGTACCCAGAGCGCTGCGTTATCGATATGGCCAGCGGTGCGATCAAGGCGATGAACCCCGCGCACATCATCTATGAGTGCCTGACGAACCGCGACTGGGGTGGTGGCATGGATCGTAGCCGGATCGATGACGCCTCTTTTCGCGCTGCGGCAACGACGTTACACGCTGAAGGTTTCGGGCTGTGCCTGCGCTGGGTTCGCCAGGACAGCCTCTCGACCTTTGTCAGCCACGTGCTCGATCACATCGGCGGCAATCTCTTTATCAGTCGCAGGACGGGGCTGTTTGAGCTGACCCTGGTACGCGATGACTACGATCCTGAGTTGCTCCCGTTGTTCGACGAGGACAGCGGCCTGCTGTCGATCATGGAGGATGACAACGCCGCGACGGCAGGTGCAGCGAATGAGGTCATCATCAAGTGGCGCAGCCCAATCGATAACACGAACAGGCAGAAGCGCGAGCGCAATCTCGCTGCGATCCAAGGCGCCGGCCAGATCCTCTCGACCACCATCGAGTACCCAGGCATTCCCACTGATGAGCTAGCCGGCCGAGTGGCTGTTCGTGATCTGCGGGCCAGGTCGGTCGGGCTGAAGCGCTTCAAGGTGCAGCTCGACCGGCGCGGCCGCGACATCAAGCCGGGTGGCGCATTCCGCATCCGCAGCCTGAGCCGTGGCATCGAGATGATGGTGGTCAGGGCTGGCCGTTTCGAGGATGGCACCCTCGGCAGTGGTGTGATCACGGTCACGGCTGTGCAAGACGTGTTCGGGTTGCCGGCCACCAGCATGACGCCTCCACAGCCTCCAGGCTGGGTGCCACCGAACACAGCGCCGGCCCCAGCTACTGTCCGGCGACTGACAGAGGTTACATGGCGCGACCTGGTGCAAACCGTCGACCCCGCTAACCTAGCGTTGTTCGATCAAACCAGCGCGTTCATTGCCGCCTTAGCGCTAAAGCCTACGCCCTTGTCGCTGGGCTTCGGGATCGAGTCGAGGGTCGGCAGCGCGGCCTTTGCTAGTGCCGAGAGCGGGGACTTTTGTCCGTCAGGTCTACTGGTTGTGGCGATTGGGCGTACTGAGACCAGCATTCAGCTGACATCGGTCGAAAGCATCGACTTGGTCGAGGTAGGTACTGCTGCGTTGATCGATGACGAGATCATCCGGGTTGTGGCGGTCGACCTCGGCACGTTGGTAGTGACCATCGCCCGTGGCTGCGTGGACACCGTGCCAGGCTCTCACCTTGCGGGCGCGCGCGTGTGGTTCTTCGATGACTATGCAGGGGCTGACCCTACGGAGTACTCCGCTGGTGTCAGCGTGCAGATGCGGCTGCGCAGCATCACTAGCAGCGGCATGCTGGCTCCAGAGCTGGCTCCGATCGATACCCTGGCACTGGTTGGGCGTCAGGCGCTGCCGTACCCACCGGGCCGGCTGCTTATCGGCGGCGCCAGCTATCCGGCCTCGGTCGTTGGTGATGTGGTTGCCAGCTGGGCGCACCGTGATCGCATCGTCCAGGCCGACCAGTTGATCGACACCACGACAGGCGATATCGGCCCTGAACCAGGTACCACTTACAGCTGCAGGTTGCTCAGGGCTGATAACAGCAGCGTGCTGGCAAGCCAGACCGGTATCAGTGGCACGACCGCTACGCTGACCACCACCTATGTGGGCCAGGTCATTCTGGAGGTCTGGTCGGTTCGGGGAGGGTTGAACAGTTGGCAGCGGCACCGAGTCCAGTTCAGCAGGACGGACCCGGTGCCGTGA
- a CDS encoding phage tail length tape measure family protein, giving the protein MNNRGDIEFALRLRTELEQGQRELQGLAQTVEGVGAGAATSSAELNHLGETADQAAARLRGIAEAAVQQKVAADAAAASMMESANATRLAGANWQENAAAQNESMRAYHAAERAAQEKAQADLRAAEAAAQAAAATEKEAQELQQLLGKIDPVIRKLDELDNMEQQLRRARASGQIDLDTFDDFNTKLQEQRQRLGGTTDAMRVAGITAGQYQQAMRQLPMQITDITTSLASGMPVWLVAVQQGGQIRDSFGGWANAGRALVSTINPLTLAIASVTAAIGATVIAAVQGAAETYEYEKAIALTGNSAGVSADQLAAMARQIDAVSGTQRQAAAALAEVTAAGKFTADQIQLIATTAVVMENSIGRAVSATVDEFKKLAEEPAEASAKLNEQYNYLTLAVYEQIAALEAQGDQAGAAQVAMEALAEAMQSRAADIAGNLGLVESAWQAVKNVAAEAWDAMLDIGRADTLEDKLAEVARQRQTAMFGVRGDRVGGGIDPALEARLAAEEEGLREQIRLRDEQAKQTAEAAEAEREAIATSQERTKAADAFVKGAEAQLQSLQNLTSVERAQRVMQEQNIEATSELGKRMLEAAEATDKQREANQAEADAKRAATEEQRKATAALREQERAAQAALRATEQSVRQQLSYVQGLEDQAAKIGLTAAEVRQYELAEKGLTGAMRARADAALALIDAAEAQRQADANARTNVGLEAEFLRAAGRETDAVLLEIRTKFAGMRTEFEKAGNEAGLAWLDKLIPVAEAKVRVDDVQREMDRILAEQQRQEQSVNVQQDAGLITELQARERILEIHRQTYAQLEQIRPVLAELAAQPGAVGEAAAQALYALDSQAQRLMATTTLLQETLRDGLTTGLTEALTGLARGTMTLREAVTALGQSVLDALTRMAAENLAQSITGGVMGLFGGGGQDGAGLATGAAAVTTSAGALSAAGATLMTGAAAIQTAAASLAAANGVSGATGSGSSGGSGWLGLIASGASAYFGGGAGGAAGASTYTGAYGFAEGGKVKGPGTPTSDSILAALSTEEVVIRAASAMQPGATDFLLDFNARGMQALHDWAFQSAYHHNTGGLAGVPAPALPSPGLANTRLAEPAKESGTTLKNSQNFYLIDDPQRIGDVMSGPVGSESIAVAISREPGKFRQILGLNP; this is encoded by the coding sequence ATGAACAATCGCGGTGATATCGAGTTTGCCCTGCGGCTTCGCACTGAGCTTGAACAAGGCCAGCGCGAGCTGCAGGGGCTTGCTCAGACCGTCGAGGGCGTCGGTGCCGGCGCAGCAACATCAAGCGCTGAACTCAATCACCTAGGCGAGACCGCAGACCAGGCAGCCGCGCGCCTGCGCGGCATCGCCGAGGCGGCGGTACAGCAAAAGGTCGCCGCCGACGCTGCTGCGGCCAGCATGATGGAAAGCGCCAACGCCACGCGCCTGGCGGGCGCAAACTGGCAGGAAAACGCTGCGGCTCAGAACGAGTCGATGCGCGCCTACCACGCCGCCGAGCGCGCCGCCCAGGAGAAGGCCCAGGCCGATCTGCGTGCTGCCGAGGCCGCCGCTCAAGCCGCAGCGGCTACCGAGAAAGAGGCCCAGGAGCTGCAGCAGCTGCTCGGCAAGATCGATCCGGTGATCCGCAAGCTGGACGAGCTGGACAACATGGAGCAGCAACTGCGCCGCGCGCGCGCCTCCGGCCAGATCGACCTCGACACCTTCGACGACTTCAATACCAAGCTGCAGGAGCAGCGTCAGCGCCTGGGCGGTACCACGGACGCGATGCGCGTCGCCGGCATCACTGCCGGCCAGTACCAGCAGGCCATGCGTCAGCTGCCGATGCAGATCACCGACATCACCACCAGCCTGGCCAGCGGCATGCCGGTCTGGCTGGTGGCCGTTCAGCAAGGCGGGCAGATCCGCGACAGCTTCGGCGGCTGGGCCAACGCCGGGCGTGCCCTGGTCAGCACCATCAATCCGCTGACGCTGGCCATCGCCAGTGTCACTGCTGCGATTGGTGCGACGGTGATCGCGGCCGTCCAGGGCGCGGCTGAGACTTACGAGTATGAAAAGGCCATTGCCCTGACGGGAAACTCGGCGGGCGTCTCGGCTGACCAGTTGGCGGCAATGGCCCGCCAGATTGATGCGGTATCCGGTACCCAGCGCCAAGCTGCAGCAGCGCTGGCTGAAGTAACTGCTGCAGGCAAGTTCACCGCCGACCAGATCCAACTGATCGCCACCACGGCGGTTGTGATGGAGAACAGCATCGGCCGCGCTGTCAGCGCCACAGTCGACGAGTTCAAGAAGCTGGCCGAGGAGCCGGCCGAGGCATCCGCCAAGCTCAACGAGCAGTACAACTACCTGACGTTGGCGGTGTACGAGCAGATCGCTGCGCTGGAAGCCCAGGGCGATCAGGCGGGTGCGGCACAGGTGGCGATGGAGGCCCTGGCCGAAGCCATGCAGAGTCGGGCTGCCGATATCGCTGGCAACCTGGGGCTGGTGGAATCTGCCTGGCAGGCGGTCAAGAATGTGGCCGCAGAAGCCTGGGATGCGATGCTCGACATTGGCCGAGCTGACACCTTGGAAGACAAACTCGCCGAGGTGGCGCGTCAACGGCAGACCGCTATGTTCGGCGTGCGTGGAGACCGAGTCGGCGGTGGCATCGATCCGGCGCTGGAAGCGCGCCTGGCTGCCGAGGAAGAAGGCCTGCGCGAGCAGATTCGCCTGCGTGACGAGCAGGCGAAACAGACGGCAGAGGCGGCAGAGGCCGAGCGCGAGGCCATCGCAACCTCCCAGGAGCGCACCAAGGCTGCCGACGCCTTCGTCAAAGGCGCCGAGGCTCAGCTGCAGAGCCTGCAGAACCTGACCAGCGTAGAGCGCGCACAGCGGGTCATGCAGGAACAGAACATCGAGGCTACCAGTGAACTGGGCAAGCGCATGCTGGAGGCGGCTGAAGCCACCGATAAGCAGCGCGAGGCCAACCAGGCCGAAGCCGATGCCAAGCGTGCAGCCACCGAAGAGCAGCGCAAGGCCACTGCCGCACTGCGCGAGCAAGAACGCGCCGCCCAGGCCGCACTGCGTGCAACCGAGCAGAGCGTTCGCCAGCAGCTGAGTTACGTGCAGGGCCTGGAGGATCAGGCCGCCAAGATCGGCCTGACCGCTGCCGAAGTGCGCCAGTACGAGCTGGCCGAGAAAGGCCTGACCGGCGCCATGCGTGCGCGGGCCGATGCTGCGCTGGCTCTGATCGATGCCGCTGAGGCACAGCGCCAGGCCGACGCCAACGCCCGCACCAATGTCGGCCTTGAGGCTGAGTTCCTGCGCGCTGCCGGGCGCGAGACAGATGCCGTGCTGCTGGAGATCCGCACCAAGTTCGCCGGCATGCGTACCGAGTTCGAGAAAGCCGGCAACGAAGCCGGCCTGGCCTGGCTCGACAAGCTGATCCCGGTAGCCGAAGCCAAGGTGCGCGTCGACGACGTGCAGCGCGAGATGGACCGCATCCTGGCCGAGCAGCAGCGCCAGGAGCAGTCGGTCAACGTGCAACAGGATGCCGGCCTGATCACCGAGCTGCAGGCGCGTGAACGCATCCTGGAGATCCACCGCCAGACCTACGCCCAGCTCGAACAGATCCGCCCGGTGCTGGCCGAGCTGGCTGCGCAACCTGGTGCAGTGGGTGAAGCGGCCGCGCAGGCGCTGTACGCCCTCGACTCCCAAGCCCAGCGCCTGATGGCCACCACCACGCTCCTGCAGGAGACGCTGCGTGATGGCCTGACCACGGGCCTGACCGAAGCCCTTACTGGCCTGGCGCGCGGTACCATGACCCTGCGCGAGGCCGTAACCGCTCTCGGCCAGAGCGTGCTCGATGCGCTCACTCGCATGGCGGCCGAGAACCTTGCCCAGTCCATCACTGGTGGCGTGATGGGGCTTTTCGGTGGCGGTGGCCAGGATGGCGCGGGTCTCGCGACTGGCGCTGCGGCAGTGACGACATCAGCCGGCGCGCTTAGCGCAGCAGGTGCCACGTTGATGACCGGTGCAGCGGCTATTCAAACCGCTGCAGCCAGCCTGGCTGCGGCCAATGGAGTCAGCGGCGCTACCGGCTCGGGCTCGTCGGGCGGTTCCGGCTGGTTGGGGCTTATCGCCTCGGGCGCCAGTGCCTATTTCGGCGGTGGCGCTGGCGGTGCTGCTGGGGCCAGTACCTACACCGGTGCTTATGGTTTCGCCGAGGGCGGGAAGGTCAAGGGGCCTGGCACGCCCACCAGTGACTCAATCCTGGCCGCACTCTCGACTGAGGAAGTCGTCATCCGCGCCGCCTCGGCCATGCAACCAGGTGCGACCGACTTCCTCCTGGACTTCAACGCGCGCGGCATGCAGGCGCTGCATGACTGGGCCTTCCAGTCCGCCTACCACCACAACACCGGCGGCCTGGCCGGCGTGCCGGCACCGGCCTTGCCGTCGCCTGGGCTGGCAAACACTCGCCTGGCCGAGCCGGCTAAGGAGTCGGGTACCACGCTCAAGAACAGCCAGAACTTCTATCTGATCGACGATCCGCAGCGGATCGGCGACGTGATGTCCGGCCCGGTCGGCAGCGAGTCGATCGCCGTTGCTATCTCCCGTGAGCCCGGCAAGTTCCGCCAAATCCTAGGACTGAATCCCTGA
- a CDS encoding YdcF family protein: protein MPIRYILKQLLMPPGILLLLMLLGWWLRRRFPRLAMACLLTGFGGLWLMSLPAVMQWSAGLLEREPALEEAQWATLAQRADAIVILGAGREQNDPGWGATDQPGLMALERLRYAARLARASGLPMAASGGLHYGQPPSEAALMADAMQRDYGLEIRWLEEQSRTTWENALLSAELLQPQGVRRVVLVTQAWHMPRARWCFEQAGFEVITAPMGYLSAGYERPLGGWLPESRVIWQSSLLLNEAIGLLAYPIVHGKQ from the coding sequence ATGCCGATTCGCTACATTCTCAAACAACTGCTGATGCCGCCCGGCATCCTGCTTCTGCTGATGTTGCTGGGTTGGTGGTTGCGTCGCCGTTTTCCCCGCTTGGCTATGGCCTGTTTGCTGACGGGCTTCGGTGGGCTGTGGCTGATGAGCTTGCCAGCGGTGATGCAATGGAGTGCAGGCCTGCTCGAACGTGAGCCTGCGCTTGAAGAGGCGCAGTGGGCGACGCTGGCGCAGCGTGCCGATGCCATCGTGATTCTTGGCGCCGGACGTGAGCAGAACGATCCAGGCTGGGGTGCAACCGATCAGCCGGGGCTGATGGCCCTGGAGCGCCTGCGCTATGCCGCTCGCCTGGCGCGTGCATCCGGCCTGCCGATGGCGGCCAGCGGTGGCCTGCATTACGGCCAGCCGCCCAGTGAAGCGGCGCTGATGGCTGATGCCATGCAGCGTGATTACGGCCTGGAGATTCGCTGGCTGGAGGAGCAGAGCCGCACGACTTGGGAAAACGCGCTGCTGAGTGCTGAGTTGCTGCAGCCGCAGGGCGTGCGTCGTGTGGTGCTGGTCACCCAGGCCTGGCATATGCCGCGTGCGCGCTGGTGTTTCGAGCAGGCTGGCTTCGAGGTGATCACGGCACCGATGGGCTACCTCAGCGCAGGTTACGAGCGCCCGCTGGGCGGCTGGCTGCCGGAGTCGCGGGTGATCTGGCAGAGCAGCCTGTTGCTCAACGAAGCCATCGGGCTGCTGGCGTATCCCATCGTCCACGGCAAGCAGTAG
- the lnt gene encoding apolipoprotein N-acyltransferase has product MLQWITRPGWPGHLLACGAGAITTLALAPYDLWPLAVLSIALFYFSLRHLRPGQAAVRGWSYGFGLFAAGTSWVYVSIHDYGAASPALAGLLTLGFVAGLGLFFALMAALWARWIRRSEAPLADALAFAALWVAQEVFRGWFLTGFPWLYAGYSQLEGPLSGLVPVGGVWLASFVIALSAALIINLEQLRKHKPRYACALLLLLSPWVAGLALNDHSWTRPAGNSLSVAAVQGNVEQNLKWDPEQLNAQLALYRDLSFSAERVDLLVWPETAIPLLKDLAQGYIGVMDRFARDRNSALITGVPVRQSNERGEVRYYNAITSFGDAQGTYLKQKLVPFGEYVPLQELLRGLIAFFDLPMSDFARGPAGQPPLLTKGQRIAPFICYEVVYPEFAAELAADSEILLTVSNDAWFGTSIGPLQHLQMAQMRALEAGRWMIRATNNGMTVIIDPQGRIQFALPQFERGVLYGEVVPMQGLTPYLQWRIWPLAILCALLLGWALLASRMAKTV; this is encoded by the coding sequence ATGCTGCAATGGATCACCCGTCCGGGCTGGCCCGGTCATCTGCTCGCCTGCGGCGCAGGCGCCATCACCACCTTGGCGCTCGCCCCGTACGACCTCTGGCCATTGGCCGTGTTGTCCATTGCCCTGTTCTATTTCAGCTTGCGCCATTTGCGCCCTGGCCAGGCCGCAGTGCGCGGCTGGAGCTATGGTTTCGGCCTGTTCGCCGCCGGCACCAGCTGGGTGTACGTCAGTATCCATGACTACGGCGCCGCCTCGCCGGCACTGGCCGGCCTGCTCACCCTGGGTTTCGTCGCCGGTCTGGGCCTGTTCTTCGCCCTGATGGCCGCGCTCTGGGCGCGCTGGATCCGCCGCAGCGAAGCGCCGCTGGCCGACGCCCTGGCCTTCGCCGCGCTGTGGGTCGCCCAGGAAGTGTTCCGTGGCTGGTTCCTCACCGGCTTTCCCTGGCTCTATGCTGGCTACAGCCAACTCGAAGGCCCACTGAGCGGGCTGGTGCCGGTCGGCGGCGTCTGGCTGGCCTCCTTCGTCATCGCCCTGTCAGCCGCGCTGATCATCAACCTGGAGCAACTGCGCAAGCACAAACCGCGCTATGCCTGCGCCCTGCTCCTGCTGCTGAGCCCCTGGGTCGCCGGCCTGGCGCTGAATGATCACAGCTGGACGCGGCCGGCCGGCAACAGCCTGAGCGTTGCCGCCGTGCAAGGTAATGTCGAACAGAATCTGAAATGGGATCCGGAGCAACTCAACGCGCAGCTGGCGCTGTACCGTGATCTCAGTTTCAGCGCCGAACGCGTCGATCTGCTGGTCTGGCCGGAAACGGCCATACCGCTACTCAAGGACCTGGCCCAGGGCTATATCGGCGTGATGGATCGTTTCGCCCGCGACCGTAACAGCGCGCTGATCACCGGCGTGCCGGTACGCCAGTCCAACGAGCGCGGCGAGGTTCGTTATTACAATGCGATCACCAGCTTCGGCGACGCTCAGGGCACCTACCTCAAGCAGAAGTTGGTGCCCTTCGGTGAATACGTGCCGCTGCAGGAGCTTCTGCGCGGGCTGATCGCCTTCTTCGACCTGCCCATGTCCGACTTCGCCCGAGGCCCGGCCGGGCAACCGCCACTGCTGACCAAGGGGCAGCGCATTGCGCCGTTCATCTGCTACGAAGTGGTCTACCCGGAGTTCGCCGCAGAACTGGCCGCAGACAGCGAAATCCTCCTGACGGTAAGCAATGACGCCTGGTTCGGCACCTCCATCGGCCCCCTGCAGCACCTGCAGATGGCGCAGATGCGTGCCCTGGAAGCCGGACGCTGGATGATCCGCGCCACCAACAACGGCATGACGGTGATCATCGACCCGCAGGGGCGCATCCAGTTTGCCCTGCCGCAGTTCGAGCGCGGCGTGCTCTACGGCGAAGTCGTGCCGATGCAGGGGCTGACGCCCTACCTGCAATGGCGCATCTGGCCACTGGCGATTCTCTGCGCCCTGCTGCTGGGCTGGGCGCTGCTGGCCAGCCGCATGGCCAAGACGGTCTAA